From the genome of Marixanthomonas ophiurae, one region includes:
- the mgtE gene encoding magnesium transporter: MQFQLTNEFLEQVEQLITTRDGSALRELLQEFHFADVAEILEELDSDDATYLIKLLESDITSEALIELDEDIREKILDRLSPKEIAAELEEMDTDDAVDVMGELDEDIQKQVIKEIEDTEHVADIVELLKYEEDTAGALMAKELVRVKETWTVAGCVREMRRQAKNVTRVHSIYVVNKQGKLTGRLSLKDLLTAGEKAHISDIFIPKVDYVTVHTENEEVARIMQKYDLEAIPVVDDNGILVGRITIDDIVDFIKEEAERDYQMAAGISEDVEADDGMRKIIRARLPWLILALAGGFISVTVLGTFSDAMAKHAALFFFVPLIAAMAGNVGVQSSAIVMQGLANNSLKDSLLKRLLKEVVLSLFNGFVLSLLLIAGGIFIMGLDFKFGLTIAISLISVIISASLIGTFVPIILDKRGIDPAMATGPFITTSNDILGILIYFTIAKLILGF; this comes from the coding sequence ATGCAATTTCAACTCACTAATGAATTTCTTGAGCAAGTTGAACAACTCATTACCACTAGAGATGGTAGTGCGCTGCGTGAATTATTGCAAGAGTTTCACTTTGCTGATGTCGCCGAAATTTTAGAGGAATTAGACTCTGACGATGCCACGTATCTTATAAAATTGCTTGAAAGTGATATCACTTCCGAAGCTTTAATCGAGCTAGATGAGGATATTCGAGAAAAAATATTAGACCGTCTTTCCCCTAAAGAAATTGCCGCCGAACTTGAAGAAATGGACACCGATGACGCGGTGGATGTCATGGGCGAATTGGATGAAGATATCCAAAAACAAGTAATTAAAGAAATTGAAGATACGGAGCACGTTGCCGATATTGTGGAACTGCTCAAGTATGAAGAAGACACCGCCGGAGCTCTAATGGCTAAAGAGTTAGTACGAGTAAAAGAAACTTGGACGGTAGCCGGATGTGTTCGTGAAATGCGCCGACAAGCCAAAAATGTTACCCGCGTTCACTCTATTTACGTTGTAAACAAACAAGGAAAATTAACTGGAAGACTTTCATTAAAAGATTTATTGACCGCTGGTGAAAAAGCGCATATAAGTGATATTTTTATTCCGAAAGTTGACTATGTAACTGTCCATACTGAAAATGAAGAAGTAGCTCGTATTATGCAAAAATACGACCTGGAAGCTATCCCAGTAGTCGATGACAATGGCATATTAGTAGGTAGAATTACCATTGATGATATTGTAGATTTTATAAAAGAAGAAGCCGAGCGCGATTACCAAATGGCAGCCGGTATTTCTGAAGATGTTGAAGCCGATGACGGCATGCGGAAAATCATCCGAGCTCGTTTGCCTTGGCTAATTTTAGCGTTGGCAGGTGGTTTTATAAGTGTTACCGTTTTGGGCACTTTTTCCGATGCGATGGCAAAACACGCTGCGCTTTTCTTTTTCGTTCCGCTTATTGCGGCGATGGCTGGTAATGTTGGTGTACAATCGTCTGCTATTGTTATGCAAGGCTTGGCAAACAACAGCCTAAAAGATTCCCTTTTAAAACGATTGTTAAAAGAAGTTGTTTTGAGTCTATTTAATGGTTTTGTGCTTTCCTTGCTATTAATCGCCGGAGGGATTTTTATCATGGGTCTCGATTTTAAATTTGGTCTTACTATTGCCATTTCTTTAATTTCCGTAATTATAAGCGCCTCTTTAATAGGAACTTTTGTCCCTATTATTTTAGATAAACGCGGTATAGATCCCGCTATGGCAACAGGTCCCTTTATTACTACCAGCAACGATATTTTGGGTATCTTGATTTACTTTACTATTGCTAAATTAATTTTAGGATTTTGA
- a CDS encoding thiamine-binding protein: protein MNISVELTLTPIQDDYEPAIINFIKNLRNSGLTVKENPLSTQVYGEYDAVMQLLNKEMKTALEAVERGLLFIKIVKSDRSDYEPHF from the coding sequence ATGAATATTTCAGTAGAGTTAACACTTACGCCCATTCAAGATGATTACGAGCCGGCTATTATTAATTTTATAAAAAACTTACGAAACTCTGGCCTTACTGTAAAGGAAAATCCGTTGAGCACTCAAGTATATGGAGAGTATGACGCCGTAATGCAATTGCTCAATAAAGAAATGAAAACAGCCCTAGAAGCTGTTGAAAGAGGGCTGTTGTTCATAAAAATAGTAAAATCAGACCGAAGCGACTATGAACCCCATTTTTGA
- the pnuC gene encoding nicotinamide riboside transporter PnuC, which yields MNPIFEFLFGQYEGYATHQIVLEITAVLFGLASSLFSMKNSIWVYPTGIVSTSIFVYLLWQWGLLGDLIINGYYFIMSVYGWYIWTRKVTPTRYTPISKTTKKEQYISAGIFAGTLLFIYAVYDFFEKWTSWTAYVDTLTTALFFVGMWLLAKRKIENWLFLLAGNIISVPLYFYKGYTISSMLYIIFVFISIAGYFAWKKRLNNPQETGIIA from the coding sequence ATGAACCCCATTTTTGAGTTTTTATTCGGGCAGTACGAAGGCTATGCCACCCACCAAATAGTACTTGAAATCACAGCTGTTTTATTTGGGTTAGCCTCTTCATTATTTTCAATGAAAAATAGTATTTGGGTCTATCCTACGGGGATTGTCAGCACATCGATTTTTGTGTATTTGCTATGGCAATGGGGTTTGTTGGGTGATTTGATTATAAACGGCTACTATTTTATAATGAGTGTGTACGGCTGGTATATTTGGACCCGAAAAGTTACTCCAACTCGATATACGCCAATCAGTAAAACAACCAAAAAAGAACAGTATATTTCAGCAGGAATTTTTGCGGGCACTTTATTGTTTATCTATGCGGTCTATGATTTTTTTGAAAAATGGACCAGTTGGACCGCTTATGTAGATACCTTAACCACCGCACTCTTTTTCGTAGGAATGTGGCTCTTAGCAAAACGGAAAATTGAAAATTGGCTTTTCTTATTAGCAGGAAACATAATAAGTGTCCCATTGTATTTTTACAAGGGGTACACCATTAGCAGTATGCTGTATATTATTTTTGTCTTTATATCAATCGCTGGTTATTTCGCATGGAAAAAACGCTTAAACAATCCGCAGGAAACGGGGATCATTGCATAA
- the arfB gene encoding alternative ribosome rescue aminoacyl-tRNA hydrolase ArfB, whose amino-acid sequence MNTEKLIKELTFKAMRSSGPGGQHVNKTSSKVEVSFSIETSQALSDQEKQRMQQKLQNKISSEGILSLQSSETRSQHRNKAIVIERLINLLKYSLKPVKKRKKTKKPRKAIEKRLKAKKNTALKKANRKPPKID is encoded by the coding sequence ATGAATACCGAAAAACTAATAAAAGAACTAACCTTTAAAGCCATGCGAAGTAGTGGCCCAGGTGGTCAACATGTAAATAAAACGTCCAGTAAAGTTGAGGTGAGTTTTAGTATTGAAACATCACAAGCATTAAGTGATCAAGAAAAGCAGCGGATGCAACAAAAACTGCAAAATAAAATCTCTTCGGAAGGAATCCTGAGCCTTCAAAGCAGTGAAACTAGAAGCCAGCACCGCAACAAAGCAATCGTGATCGAGCGCTTGATTAATTTGCTGAAATACAGCTTGAAACCGGTTAAAAAAAGGAAGAAAACAAAAAAACCAAGAAAGGCAATCGAAAAACGGTTGAAGGCAAAAAAGAATACCGCCCTAAAAAAAGCCAACCGCAAACCTCCCAAAATTGACTAA
- a CDS encoding tetratricopeptide repeat protein, which yields MRIFIFSLLFILTITSVTAQNEALAKNYFEQGEYEKALTIYEKLYKQTPNRLDFFIALVEVNQQLENFTASEKLLQEKLNSRMINPQLYVELGYNYSLQQKDSLANANYNKAIEYTLESPNYSYSIGKAFSKYSLLDYAITTYEKAMENDSNKNYDIQLAEIYGEQGKLEKMFSSYINLIEKNPSYKSSAKRKFSSFIKEEPTNEGNTIFRKLLLQKLQSNPDVLYNDLLSWLFIQQKDFKKAFTQEKAIYKRTGEDLSGIANLALVTIAEEDYENAKEIVTFIIEHSYTPEAKLQGHQYLMKIALKTTTKNDYPEIEKKFKALLDEFGYGSQTYALQVDYNHFLAFNAEKKEDAILNLKTLLKDRLTSFQEARVKMELADILVFDEKFNQALIYYSQIQKKVKNDVLAQEARFKVAQTSYYKGDFEWAQIQLDVLRKSASQLIANDAMELSLMIRDNSLEDSTQTALKKYARADLLALQNKDFEAIQKLEDILTNHKGEKIEDEALLKQAELFEKTEQLQKAETNYNKLIELYPDEIVADDAYYRLAKLYEDKLAQPDKAKDLYEQIIYNFADSIYFVEARKRFRTLRGDAIE from the coding sequence ATGCGTATTTTTATATTTAGTCTACTTTTTATTCTAACAATCACATCCGTGACTGCTCAAAATGAGGCATTGGCCAAAAATTATTTTGAACAAGGCGAGTATGAAAAGGCTTTAACTATTTATGAAAAACTATATAAACAAACCCCAAACCGATTAGACTTTTTTATCGCTTTGGTGGAAGTGAACCAACAGTTGGAAAATTTTACTGCTTCAGAAAAACTACTTCAAGAAAAGTTGAATAGCCGCATGATTAATCCACAATTATATGTGGAGTTAGGGTATAACTATTCGCTTCAACAAAAAGATAGTTTAGCGAATGCCAATTATAATAAAGCGATTGAATATACGCTCGAAAGTCCTAATTATTCATACTCCATTGGAAAAGCTTTTTCGAAATATAGTTTGCTTGATTATGCAATCACTACCTATGAAAAAGCAATGGAAAATGACTCTAATAAAAACTACGATATTCAATTGGCTGAAATTTATGGCGAACAGGGAAAGTTGGAGAAAATGTTTTCTAGCTATATTAATTTAATCGAAAAAAATCCTTCTTATAAATCTAGTGCAAAGCGTAAGTTCAGTAGTTTTATTAAAGAAGAGCCGACAAACGAAGGAAATACAATCTTTAGAAAATTATTACTACAAAAGCTACAAAGCAATCCTGATGTTCTGTATAATGATTTATTAAGTTGGTTATTTATTCAGCAAAAAGACTTTAAAAAAGCATTTACACAAGAAAAAGCTATTTATAAACGCACTGGAGAAGATTTAAGTGGTATTGCCAATCTTGCTTTGGTTACTATAGCCGAAGAAGATTATGAAAATGCAAAGGAGATTGTCACTTTTATAATAGAACACTCATATACCCCAGAAGCCAAATTACAAGGCCATCAATATTTAATGAAAATTGCCTTAAAAACGACTACAAAAAACGACTATCCAGAAATTGAAAAAAAGTTTAAAGCTTTATTAGACGAATTTGGTTATGGTTCACAAACTTATGCGCTTCAAGTAGATTACAATCATTTCTTGGCTTTCAACGCTGAAAAAAAAGAAGATGCTATTTTAAATTTAAAAACACTTTTAAAAGACAGACTCACTTCGTTTCAGGAAGCACGAGTAAAAATGGAACTTGCCGATATTTTGGTATTCGATGAAAAATTTAACCAAGCATTAATTTATTATTCACAAATTCAGAAAAAAGTTAAAAATGATGTCTTGGCACAAGAAGCAAGGTTTAAAGTAGCCCAAACGAGTTATTATAAAGGTGATTTTGAATGGGCGCAAATACAATTGGACGTTTTAAGAAAATCTGCTTCCCAACTTATCGCCAACGATGCAATGGAACTTAGTTTAATGATTCGTGATAATTCGTTGGAAGATTCTACCCAAACTGCTTTGAAAAAGTATGCTCGCGCAGATTTATTGGCATTACAGAACAAAGATTTTGAAGCCATCCAAAAACTAGAAGATATCCTTACCAACCATAAAGGAGAAAAAATAGAAGATGAAGCCTTATTAAAACAAGCTGAATTATTTGAAAAAACAGAGCAACTGCAAAAAGCCGAAACTAATTACAATAAATTAATAGAATTATATCCAGACGAAATCGTTGCTGACGATGCCTATTATAGACTGGCAAAACTTTACGAGGATAAACTAGCGCAACCCGATAAGGCAAAAGACTTGTACGAACAAATAATCTATAACTTTGCAGACAGTATCTACTTTGTAGAAGCCAGAAAACGCTTTAGGACTCTACGCGGAGATGCTATTGAGTAA
- a CDS encoding DUF4286 family protein translates to MYIYNVTINIDNSVHDEWLDWMKTKHIPAMLDTGKFKKALMTRVQVEEEMGGITYSVQYRTESKEMLQKYYEEDAQTLREQSKPFEGKFVAFRTEMQVVNEQ, encoded by the coding sequence ATGTACATATATAATGTAACTATAAATATAGACAATAGCGTTCACGACGAATGGCTAGATTGGATGAAAACAAAACACATTCCAGCAATGTTGGATACTGGAAAATTTAAAAAAGCATTAATGACCCGGGTCCAAGTAGAAGAAGAAATGGGCGGGATTACTTACTCGGTACAATACCGAACCGAAAGTAAGGAAATGCTTCAAAAATATTACGAAGAAGATGCCCAAACATTGCGAGAACAGAGCAAACCATTTGAAGGAAAGTTTGTAGCTTTTAGAACAGAGATGCAAGTTGTTAATGAACAGTAA
- a CDS encoding sigma-54-dependent transcriptional regulator, giving the protein MTHKILIVEDDIAFGKMLATFLERKNFSVTTTSTGTDGKEHLKKETFDLLITDLKLPDTNGMALLEHVKETYSNTRVILMTGYAEVNTAVEAIKKGALDYISKPFRPEELLMIIEQASESLEKPVTEHSKKSSSQQKPASSSSTEPKAVQKEESKPKPSESNFVTGISESSKKFNQYLKLVGPTDMCVLIQGESGTGKEVAANAIHKFSNRSNRPFVAVDCGAIPKEIASSEFFGHVKGSFTGAVNDKKGHFEAADTGTLFLDEVGNLSYENQVQLLRALQERKIKPVGSNTEIHVDVRIISATNEDLTKAVEEGRFREDLYHRLNEFSIHIPSLRERSEDLFLFTEFFLEQANQSLNKNVMGLSKEVEAAFKQYAWPGNLRELKNIIKRSVLLTPGEQIPLDVIPREVVTAKETETKTTDFSKESNEKQLILNALKETENNKSRAAKLLNITRKTLYNKLEQYDIEL; this is encoded by the coding sequence ATGACACACAAAATTCTTATTGTTGAAGACGATATCGCTTTCGGAAAAATGCTGGCCACATTTTTAGAGCGTAAAAATTTTTCGGTGACCACAACCAGTACCGGTACAGACGGTAAAGAACACCTTAAGAAAGAAACGTTCGACTTACTGATTACCGATTTAAAACTACCCGACACCAACGGAATGGCACTGTTGGAGCACGTAAAAGAAACCTACTCCAATACCCGCGTTATCCTTATGACAGGTTATGCTGAAGTAAACACAGCGGTCGAAGCCATTAAAAAAGGAGCCTTGGATTATATTTCAAAACCTTTCCGTCCAGAAGAATTGTTAATGATTATAGAACAAGCTTCTGAAAGTCTTGAAAAGCCTGTTACAGAACATTCAAAGAAATCTTCAAGCCAACAGAAACCTGCCTCCTCCTCAAGCACAGAACCAAAAGCGGTACAAAAAGAAGAATCGAAACCGAAACCATCGGAAAGCAATTTCGTTACCGGAATTAGTGAATCTTCAAAAAAATTCAATCAGTATTTAAAGTTGGTAGGTCCTACCGATATGTGTGTACTTATACAAGGCGAAAGCGGTACTGGAAAGGAAGTAGCGGCAAATGCCATTCACAAATTTAGTAATCGAAGTAATAGACCATTTGTAGCCGTAGATTGTGGTGCTATTCCCAAGGAAATTGCTTCTAGTGAGTTTTTTGGTCATGTAAAAGGAAGTTTTACGGGTGCTGTAAACGATAAAAAAGGTCATTTTGAAGCAGCAGATACCGGAACGTTATTTTTAGATGAAGTAGGAAACCTCTCCTACGAAAATCAAGTGCAATTGCTCCGTGCCTTGCAAGAAAGGAAAATAAAGCCAGTTGGGAGTAATACAGAGATACACGTAGATGTACGGATTATTTCCGCTACTAATGAAGATTTAACCAAAGCAGTTGAAGAAGGAAGGTTTCGGGAAGATTTATATCATCGTTTAAATGAATTTTCAATTCACATCCCTTCGTTGCGTGAACGTAGTGAAGATTTATTTTTATTTACCGAATTTTTCTTAGAACAAGCCAACCAATCATTAAATAAAAATGTGATGGGTCTTTCTAAAGAGGTAGAAGCAGCCTTTAAACAATACGCTTGGCCAGGAAATCTTCGCGAGTTGAAAAATATTATAAAAAGGTCTGTATTGTTAACACCTGGCGAACAAATACCGCTAGATGTAATCCCGCGGGAAGTGGTGACAGCTAAAGAAACAGAAACAAAAACAACTGATTTTTCAAAAGAAAGTAATGAAAAACAATTGATTTTGAATGCTTTAAAAGAAACAGAAAATAACAAATCGCGTGCTGCCAAGCTATTAAACATCACCCGGAAAACCCTCTATAATAAATTAGAACAGTACGATATTGAGCTTTAG
- the rsmA gene encoding 16S rRNA (adenine(1518)-N(6)/adenine(1519)-N(6))-dimethyltransferase RsmA, whose amino-acid sequence MSKQVRAKKHLGQHFLHDENIAEKIGDTLTLQGYKNVLEIGPGMGVLTKYLIKKDIQVVAMDLDSDSITFLEANYPNENLQILEGDFLKTELSDFFGDEPFAITGNFPYNISTQIVFKALENRAQIPEFTGMFQKEVAQRICEKEGNKTYGILSVLTQAFYDAEYLFTVKPSVFNPPPKVDSGVLRLKRKKDFSLPCNEKLFYRVVKTGFQQRRKTLRNSLKTFNLSNKLKEDSIFGKRPEQLSVSQFISLTQKIENDAISTH is encoded by the coding sequence ATGAGCAAACAAGTTCGAGCAAAAAAACATTTGGGTCAGCATTTTCTCCACGACGAGAATATTGCTGAAAAAATTGGGGATACACTCACCCTGCAAGGCTATAAAAATGTGTTAGAAATTGGTCCTGGAATGGGTGTGCTCACAAAATATCTGATTAAAAAGGATATTCAAGTAGTTGCAATGGATTTGGATAGCGATTCCATTACATTTCTCGAAGCAAATTATCCCAATGAAAACCTTCAAATTTTAGAAGGGGATTTTCTGAAAACAGAATTAAGTGATTTCTTTGGGGATGAGCCTTTCGCTATAACAGGCAACTTTCCGTATAATATTTCAACACAAATTGTCTTCAAAGCATTAGAAAATAGAGCGCAAATTCCAGAGTTTACAGGAATGTTTCAAAAAGAAGTTGCTCAACGAATTTGTGAGAAAGAAGGTAATAAAACCTACGGAATACTTTCAGTGCTTACGCAAGCTTTCTACGATGCCGAATATCTTTTTACGGTAAAGCCTAGTGTTTTTAACCCACCTCCAAAAGTAGATAGCGGTGTACTTCGGTTAAAGCGGAAAAAAGATTTCTCACTGCCTTGTAATGAAAAATTATTTTATAGAGTGGTTAAAACAGGGTTTCAGCAACGCAGGAAAACGTTAAGGAACAGTTTAAAAACCTTTAATCTTTCCAATAAGCTAAAAGAAGATAGTATATTTGGCAAGCGTCCGGAACAACTTTCGGTATCTCAATTTATTTCGCTCACCCAAAAGATAGAAAACGATGCAATTTCAACTCACTAA
- a CDS encoding DUF4301 family protein: MLNKKDVKQIEKSGHTVESVAKQLETFAKGIPYSAIVTTASIGNGIEAISEEKQQQLIHLFEAEKQQMELVKFVPASGAATRMFKFLYQFLKEYDPDEESLNKYIKKGNHKALDVFISNVKDFAFVNEVRSKIRELYPDYKTSKKGKRAHYFVKAMLQPKGLGYRNLPKGLIPFHKYKKYYTTAFEEQLYEAAFYASAKDNAYLHFTFSEAHVSKFKEEFEAVKSRLTKSTKTNFHISYSFQKKETDTIAVTEENQPFRDTNGNLIFRPSGHGALLENLNEVNSDIVFIKNIDNVIIRERVEEVAQYKKMLAGKLIWLQEKAFDFLEKLSSDTISEEEINDIRSFLWNHLNCKELPQTKEKLYEKLNRPLRVCGVVKNTGAPGGGPFWVKNNEGETTLQIVETAQIDMEDSHQKAIVNEATHFNPVDLVCGIRNFKGEKFDLKQYSDPDTGFISLKSQDGKPLKALELPGLWNGAMAKWNSVFVEVPLLTFNPVKTVNDLLQPEHRSNN; the protein is encoded by the coding sequence ATGCTAAACAAAAAAGACGTAAAACAAATAGAGAAAAGCGGCCATACCGTAGAAAGTGTTGCAAAACAACTGGAAACCTTTGCAAAGGGGATTCCGTATTCAGCTATTGTAACTACTGCTTCTATTGGTAATGGAATCGAAGCTATTTCAGAAGAAAAGCAACAACAGCTAATCCATCTTTTTGAAGCCGAAAAGCAGCAAATGGAACTCGTAAAATTTGTTCCAGCTTCTGGCGCAGCAACGCGTATGTTTAAATTTTTGTATCAGTTTTTAAAAGAATACGATCCTGATGAAGAATCCCTAAATAAATACATTAAAAAGGGAAACCATAAAGCACTGGATGTTTTTATAAGTAATGTAAAAGATTTTGCTTTTGTAAACGAAGTGCGGAGCAAAATACGTGAACTATACCCAGATTATAAAACCAGCAAAAAAGGAAAACGGGCTCATTATTTTGTAAAAGCCATGTTGCAACCAAAAGGTTTGGGATACAGAAACCTTCCAAAAGGATTGATACCGTTTCATAAATATAAAAAATACTACACCACAGCTTTTGAAGAGCAATTATACGAAGCCGCTTTCTATGCTTCGGCAAAAGACAATGCGTACTTACACTTTACGTTTTCAGAAGCGCATGTTTCGAAATTCAAAGAAGAGTTTGAAGCTGTAAAAAGTAGGTTGACAAAGAGTACCAAGACTAATTTTCATATTTCGTATTCCTTTCAGAAAAAAGAAACCGATACCATTGCGGTAACCGAAGAAAATCAACCTTTTCGCGACACCAATGGAAACCTTATTTTCCGACCTTCTGGTCATGGAGCTTTATTGGAAAATCTCAATGAGGTTAATTCCGATATTGTTTTTATTAAAAACATAGACAATGTAATAATTCGTGAACGCGTGGAGGAGGTTGCACAGTATAAAAAAATGTTAGCTGGTAAATTAATTTGGTTGCAGGAAAAAGCTTTTGATTTTCTTGAAAAATTGTCGAGTGATACCATTTCCGAAGAAGAAATAAACGACATCCGTTCTTTTCTGTGGAACCATCTTAACTGTAAAGAATTGCCTCAAACCAAAGAAAAACTGTACGAAAAATTGAATAGACCATTGCGTGTTTGTGGTGTGGTAAAAAACACGGGAGCTCCTGGAGGCGGTCCTTTTTGGGTGAAAAATAATGAGGGGGAAACCACCCTACAGATTGTGGAAACCGCCCAAATAGACATGGAAGATTCTCATCAAAAAGCAATTGTAAACGAAGCAACACACTTTAACCCAGTAGATTTGGTATGCGGTATCCGAAATTTTAAGGGCGAAAAATTCGACTTAAAACAATACAGCGATCCTGATACTGGCTTTATATCCTTAAAATCGCAAGATGGAAAACCATTAAAAGCTTTAGAACTTCCTGGACTTTGGAATGGTGCGATGGCCAAATGGAACTCGGTTTTTGTAGAAGTTCCCTTACTTACCTTTAATCCGGTAAAAACGGTAAACGATTTACTGCAGCCGGAACACCGCTCTAATAATTAA
- a CDS encoding AAA family ATPase, giving the protein MEKTLKQSAGNGDHCIKIVLYGPESTGKTTLAKQLATHYNTKWVPEYMRGYLEEKWETKNETITRDDLLPIAKGQIALENKITKIANTLLFCDTNLLELKVYSEYYHTGFCPSEIVEATEENQYHHYFLTYIDVPWEADRLRDRPNDRLKMFTIFEAELRKKQLPYTVLKGSVEQRMKTATKIIEGLLNSQVC; this is encoded by the coding sequence ATGGAAAAAACGCTTAAACAATCCGCAGGAAACGGGGATCATTGCATAAAGATTGTGCTGTATGGCCCTGAATCTACAGGAAAAACAACCTTAGCCAAACAATTGGCTACACATTACAACACCAAATGGGTGCCTGAATATATGCGTGGTTATTTAGAGGAAAAGTGGGAAACTAAAAATGAAACCATTACCCGTGACGATCTGTTGCCCATTGCAAAAGGGCAGATTGCATTGGAAAATAAAATAACCAAAATAGCCAACACCCTGCTGTTTTGCGACACCAACCTTTTGGAGCTGAAAGTATATTCAGAATACTATCATACTGGGTTTTGCCCTTCGGAAATAGTAGAAGCTACCGAAGAGAACCAGTATCACCATTATTTTTTAACCTATATTGATGTACCGTGGGAAGCAGACAGATTACGAGATCGTCCTAACGATAGGTTAAAAATGTTTACTATTTTTGAGGCAGAACTACGTAAAAAACAACTCCCTTATACTGTCTTAAAAGGTTCTGTGGAACAACGGATGAAAACCGCGACTAAAATAATTGAGGGATTGCTCAACAGCCAAGTATGCTAA